From the genome of Bdellovibrionota bacterium, one region includes:
- a CDS encoding AAA family ATPase: MEVKRLIAVGIEGSARPTDPPPGALWVRSDEQRGTMLFGVQKRSEDDAERALRYACLIQDETKRLIVKEVSVRIHHRDPDFNWESEFREDLRALRTGEVLVSPPIAKIYDRLFLFERLEEEHGPRFFLRGERQRPGRLRGVEARLVPLIGRNAEIVRFEETLEQVSEDQGQVVGIVGEAGVGKTRLVAAFQEILKKRSIPFAEGAHAIRDTQPYRGVRQVVSALVHGLDAQADEVETDFLGLLLHPEKKTERLRFLSDSQIRQGLFHSIRQLIHMKAHSPLAVILEDLHWADSNTIELLEHVMEDMESSHLLLILSHRSEWEGRWKRRLNYNEMVLQSFTDDELGRFISASVGVDKIAAQARTELSRLSMGNPLYVEEILRQALEQVDFEIETEENGQKILKSRHKRIDMPGTLRSLLASRFDRLEEFSRDVLRWASLLGLSFDAEELEGLTPSIHGEHWKGVMTGLIDRGYLTEQSVFPRKMYRFRHDFIFEVVRESLENADRRRRQSAVGQFLVQRFPILDLEAVNRIADHFLDSDRAVSAVEWATKAGERNFDLFLYSQARVYFERAIEAGKTLPFGSSAQSDRLYEGWIRTLLALGDYEAARRVLGEWSQYGALRSPRSQGVYFLLWAELQRGRSDDARCLDAAERAIEALGNDPSTRDALLRAFEYRLDALVALGRGREMVHEGFKMLRELSEANPETALRVWSRMAGETIQQGEISQALDYLAKTEKFSSHRIPPADGVNVHLRFAEAARFVGDYEKTLRRLSEALRVCREAGMRALTTSVSRHQAAALLGMGDCEQAKKTLEDGLKEARSLQDPFLEAQLKLSLAEWFLEIGTDQEATRLVSAVGLGITSRLGVTARCLRESLLARLFLRANKPKEAADLLRSAAKRYNDNGHRVLFAEVLARALSIEALHGLRPSGSLAEDYGELCLRVRHLRLPPLQRELWITGLDLASSCGKTFHPDVEDSDLNAVLPVSLRLRSFMALRRYQAARGEKESAARTLKKHEDCCEALLRNVPFEYREVFQR, encoded by the coding sequence ATGGAAGTGAAGCGCCTGATCGCCGTCGGCATTGAGGGGAGCGCCCGACCCACGGATCCTCCGCCGGGAGCTCTATGGGTGCGATCGGACGAGCAGCGCGGAACCATGCTTTTCGGGGTACAGAAGCGCTCCGAAGACGATGCGGAGCGGGCCCTTCGGTATGCTTGCCTGATCCAAGACGAAACCAAGCGTCTTATCGTAAAGGAGGTATCGGTCAGGATTCATCACCGGGATCCGGACTTCAACTGGGAATCGGAATTCCGCGAGGATCTTCGGGCTTTGCGCACCGGGGAAGTCCTCGTCTCTCCGCCCATCGCAAAAATTTACGACCGGCTTTTTCTGTTCGAACGGCTGGAGGAAGAACACGGCCCGAGGTTCTTCCTGCGAGGAGAGCGCCAAAGGCCCGGCCGGCTCAGAGGGGTTGAGGCGCGGCTTGTGCCTCTGATCGGCCGAAACGCCGAAATCGTTCGGTTCGAGGAAACGTTGGAACAAGTTTCAGAGGACCAGGGGCAGGTCGTCGGGATCGTAGGAGAAGCGGGCGTTGGAAAGACGAGACTGGTCGCCGCTTTCCAGGAAATCCTCAAAAAGCGCTCCATCCCCTTTGCGGAGGGCGCGCACGCGATCCGCGATACACAGCCCTACCGAGGAGTGCGCCAGGTGGTATCCGCCCTGGTTCACGGTTTGGATGCCCAAGCCGACGAGGTGGAAACCGATTTTCTGGGCCTGCTTCTCCATCCGGAAAAGAAAACGGAGCGTTTGCGCTTTCTTTCGGATTCCCAGATTCGGCAGGGGCTCTTTCATTCGATTCGGCAGTTAATACACATGAAAGCTCACTCTCCGCTCGCGGTCATTCTGGAAGACCTTCATTGGGCGGATTCCAATACAATCGAGCTTTTGGAACATGTCATGGAAGATATGGAATCTTCCCATCTTCTTTTGATTCTTTCACACCGCTCGGAATGGGAAGGGCGTTGGAAACGGCGTCTCAATTATAACGAGATGGTGTTGCAGTCATTTACCGATGACGAATTAGGCCGATTCATCTCCGCTTCCGTCGGCGTGGATAAAATCGCCGCTCAGGCAAGGACGGAACTCTCAAGGCTCTCCATGGGCAATCCGCTGTACGTGGAAGAGATCCTTCGGCAGGCATTGGAGCAAGTGGATTTCGAGATTGAGACCGAAGAGAACGGCCAAAAAATTCTCAAAAGCCGGCATAAACGGATCGATATGCCGGGGACTCTTCGGTCGCTGTTGGCGTCGCGATTCGATCGATTGGAGGAATTTTCGAGGGACGTGCTTCGCTGGGCGTCTTTATTAGGTCTTTCCTTCGATGCCGAAGAACTCGAGGGCTTGACCCCGTCGATCCACGGGGAACACTGGAAAGGAGTAATGACGGGCCTCATCGATCGGGGATATCTCACCGAACAGAGCGTCTTTCCTCGTAAGATGTACCGGTTCCGCCATGATTTCATTTTTGAAGTCGTGAGGGAGAGTCTTGAGAACGCCGACCGGCGGCGGCGCCAATCCGCGGTGGGGCAGTTCTTGGTCCAACGCTTTCCTATTCTCGATCTCGAGGCGGTGAACCGAATCGCGGATCACTTTCTCGACAGCGACAGGGCAGTGTCGGCGGTTGAGTGGGCCACGAAGGCCGGCGAGCGAAATTTCGATCTTTTCCTCTATTCCCAGGCTCGGGTTTATTTCGAACGCGCGATCGAAGCCGGGAAAACGCTCCCTTTCGGATCCTCCGCCCAGTCGGATCGCTTGTACGAGGGATGGATTCGCACGTTGCTCGCTTTGGGAGATTACGAAGCCGCTCGAAGGGTGTTGGGTGAATGGTCTCAATATGGCGCGCTTCGTTCGCCGCGCTCCCAGGGAGTCTATTTTCTCCTGTGGGCCGAGCTTCAACGCGGCCGGTCCGATGACGCACGATGTTTGGATGCGGCCGAGCGCGCAATTGAGGCGCTTGGAAATGATCCGTCGACACGGGATGCTTTACTGCGAGCCTTCGAGTATCGCCTGGACGCCCTGGTGGCGCTGGGACGAGGCCGTGAAATGGTTCATGAGGGATTCAAAATGCTTCGTGAGCTGAGCGAGGCGAATCCGGAGACCGCACTTCGCGTCTGGTCCCGCATGGCCGGAGAGACCATTCAGCAAGGGGAGATCTCACAGGCCCTGGACTACCTGGCCAAAACCGAAAAATTCAGCTCCCATCGGATTCCGCCGGCGGACGGTGTGAACGTGCACCTTCGATTCGCCGAAGCCGCTCGATTCGTGGGGGATTATGAGAAAACTCTCAGGCGCTTGAGCGAGGCTCTTCGCGTTTGCAGGGAAGCCGGAATGCGGGCCTTGACGACCAGTGTCTCGCGCCACCAGGCCGCGGCCCTTCTCGGTATGGGGGATTGCGAGCAGGCAAAGAAGACGCTCGAAGACGGGCTCAAGGAAGCCCGATCGCTTCAAGATCCGTTTCTCGAGGCCCAGCTTAAACTTTCCCTGGCGGAATGGTTTCTCGAGATAGGGACGGACCAGGAAGCCACGCGCCTTGTGTCGGCCGTGGGATTGGGAATCACTTCGCGCCTGGGAGTCACGGCGCGTTGCCTTCGGGAATCGCTGCTCGCGCGCTTGTTTCTGCGCGCAAATAAGCCGAAAGAAGCCGCGGATCTTCTCCGTTCCGCCGCGAAACGCTACAACGACAACGGCCACCGGGTGCTTTTTGCGGAAGTCCTGGCGCGGGCGCTTTCCATTGAGGCGCTTCATGGGTTGCGGCCCTCGGGCAGTCTCGCGGAGGACTACGGTGAACTTTGCCTGCGCGTGAGGCATCTTCGACTTCCTCCACTCCAAAGAGAGTTATGGATTACCGGACTTG
- a CDS encoding DUF2064 domain-containing protein, which yields MYARSLPAQAPSKGDLRANFGGGIHLIAKSPVAGWCNTRLAEKLGSPCAAELQRALLKDHLDYFEEHKVPYQVWIGTPETGESGMDPSVLGNARIIRAAKLGPLLEEALAFHRNVLAWKNAIFLGVDSPLAAFASLELSFRKGKEGYAVLGPALDGGVYLIGVPENWRNPFRNVMWGSDQVYSQLLATAEEDRIPVQSLPKGRDLDTMEDLTSMKAELLKESRIVPSTASLLSRWKSI from the coding sequence GTGTACGCACGAAGCTTGCCCGCTCAAGCGCCATCCAAGGGTGATCTGAGGGCGAATTTCGGCGGCGGGATACACCTGATCGCGAAATCTCCCGTCGCGGGATGGTGCAACACTCGGCTGGCGGAGAAGCTGGGTTCCCCTTGCGCGGCTGAGCTGCAAAGAGCCCTTCTCAAGGATCATCTCGATTATTTTGAGGAGCATAAAGTCCCCTATCAGGTTTGGATCGGAACGCCCGAGACGGGGGAGTCCGGAATGGACCCATCGGTTCTCGGAAACGCGCGCATCATACGGGCCGCGAAGCTTGGACCTCTGCTCGAAGAGGCGTTGGCGTTTCATCGCAACGTATTGGCCTGGAAAAACGCGATCTTTTTGGGCGTCGATTCGCCGTTGGCGGCCTTCGCCTCTTTGGAACTTTCGTTCCGCAAGGGAAAGGAGGGCTACGCGGTTTTGGGCCCGGCCTTGGACGGCGGTGTTTATCTTATCGGTGTACCCGAGAATTGGCGGAATCCCTTTCGAAATGTCATGTGGGGGAGTGACCAGGTTTACAGTCAGCTGCTCGCGACTGCCGAAGAAGATCGGATTCCGGTTCAATCTCTTCCTAAAGGGCGCGACCTTGACACGATGGAAGACCTAACTTCGATGAAAGCCGAACTCCTGAAGGAAAGCCGCATCGTTCCGTCCACGGCTTCACTTCTGTCCCGGTGGAAGAGCATCTGA
- a CDS encoding glycosyltransferase, which produces MPELAAFIAYYAGLTGLLLAAGHRFWLTWIATRPADAPMFKPLQLPGGAPFVTIQIPVFNERFVVQRILRSLAALEYERDRFEVQILDDSEDDTSDLIAREVPRLAMQGISVRHIRRESRSGYKAGALAAGTVEARGEFVAIFDADFVPPPMFLRQAVGAFADPNVGVVQARWGYLNEDESRLTQAQAAMLDAHFEIEQAARFRRGYFLNFNGTAGMWRKKAIESAGGWRAATLTEDLDLSFRVQLAGWSIVYLPDLVVPSELPSHFSSFRIQQFRWAKGSAQTLRKMAKPLLRQKLPLGTRMDALVHLTGHFAYAAVLLILFSFPWVLNARGMRSVWNGSDSIFFGFSTISVLWFFCQPQKTKRKSAGNIIQTIAVALTLGVAMAIHNTAATLDGLVDRSGIFVRTPKKGNSNTGYREQAGGRAAAIVRWLEGFLSLYLLGCLVWFVRSGRWLFVPLGLYFFLAASLPAMAAWRAALLPRLRKRGFLDSQEPMCDSYTEAAVQRKVG; this is translated from the coding sequence ATGCCTGAGCTCGCCGCTTTCATCGCCTATTACGCCGGTCTTACGGGATTGCTGCTGGCGGCGGGCCATCGTTTTTGGCTGACGTGGATCGCGACCAGACCCGCCGATGCGCCGATGTTTAAACCGCTACAACTCCCTGGTGGAGCGCCATTTGTGACGATTCAAATTCCCGTTTTCAACGAACGTTTCGTCGTCCAGAGGATTTTACGGTCGCTCGCCGCGCTCGAATACGAGAGGGACCGCTTCGAAGTTCAAATTCTTGACGATTCCGAGGACGACACGTCGGACCTTATCGCGCGAGAAGTCCCGCGACTGGCTATGCAAGGGATTTCGGTCCGCCATATTCGCCGTGAAAGCCGAAGCGGTTACAAGGCGGGCGCTCTGGCCGCCGGTACGGTTGAGGCGCGCGGCGAATTCGTCGCCATTTTTGACGCTGATTTCGTTCCGCCTCCCATGTTTTTGCGCCAAGCCGTCGGCGCCTTTGCCGATCCGAACGTTGGAGTGGTTCAGGCGCGATGGGGATACCTGAACGAGGATGAATCGAGGCTCACTCAAGCGCAAGCGGCGATGCTTGACGCCCATTTTGAGATTGAGCAGGCAGCACGATTCCGCAGGGGATATTTCTTGAACTTTAACGGTACAGCCGGAATGTGGCGAAAAAAGGCCATCGAATCCGCCGGAGGATGGCGTGCGGCCACGTTAACGGAGGACCTTGATCTCAGCTTTCGGGTTCAACTTGCCGGATGGAGCATCGTATACTTGCCGGACCTGGTTGTTCCCTCGGAGCTCCCTTCCCATTTTTCGTCGTTTCGCATCCAGCAGTTTCGCTGGGCAAAAGGATCGGCGCAGACTCTTCGTAAAATGGCCAAGCCTCTACTCCGTCAAAAACTTCCTCTCGGTACGAGAATGGACGCTCTTGTTCATCTGACGGGGCACTTCGCGTATGCGGCGGTGCTCTTGATCTTGTTTTCATTCCCCTGGGTGCTGAACGCAAGAGGAATGCGAAGTGTTTGGAACGGGTCCGACAGCATTTTCTTCGGATTCTCCACCATTTCGGTTCTCTGGTTTTTTTGCCAACCCCAGAAAACGAAAAGGAAATCCGCGGGAAATATTATTCAAACCATTGCCGTCGCCTTGACACTCGGAGTGGCCATGGCGATTCACAATACGGCAGCCACGCTGGATGGGCTTGTGGATCGGAGCGGGATTTTTGTCCGGACGCCGAAAAAAGGGAATTCGAACACGGGATACCGAGAGCAAGCCGGCGGTCGCGCGGCTGCGATCGTTCGCTGGTTGGAGGGATTTTTAAGCCTTTATCTCTTGGGATGCCTTGTCTGGTTTGTCCGGTCCGGTCGTTGGCTCTTCGTTCCGCTGGGTTTGTATTTCTTCTTGGCCGCTTCGCTTCCCGCAATGGCGGCGTGGAGGGCCGCACTGCTCCCCCGCTTACGAAAGAGGGGATTTTTGGATTCGCAAGAACCGATGTGCGATTCGTACACAGAGGCCGCCGTACAGAGGAAGGTAGGTTAG
- a CDS encoding glycosyltransferase → MIPVRNEPEMGGVLSHIERLAPCAERIVVDTTSSAPADDIWRERVRYLYRPRLATRADAMNEGAEEASGDILWFLHSDCRPPEGACESIEKAIRRGASAGAFLKRYVPESPFLRVQRRVLDAAARSRKRFLVGTNGFFVRRDLFLEEGKFPSVPLFEDVLIFDRYRRRVDFELLTTRLQVSSRKYGEGFGLPRIARNSLIYLAFRLGVSPHTLIHWYA, encoded by the coding sequence GTGATCCCCGTTCGAAATGAGCCGGAGATGGGCGGCGTCCTGTCCCACATCGAGCGTTTAGCCCCTTGCGCGGAGCGGATCGTGGTGGACACAACCTCTTCGGCGCCGGCCGATGATATTTGGAGGGAACGCGTTCGTTATTTGTATCGCCCCCGATTAGCCACCCGCGCGGACGCCATGAACGAAGGAGCGGAGGAAGCCAGCGGAGATATTCTCTGGTTCCTGCATTCGGATTGCCGGCCTCCGGAAGGCGCCTGTGAATCCATTGAGAAAGCCATTCGCCGGGGCGCTTCCGCGGGCGCGTTTCTGAAGAGGTACGTTCCTGAATCTCCGTTTCTCCGGGTTCAGCGCCGGGTTCTCGACGCGGCGGCTCGAAGCCGAAAAAGGTTTCTCGTGGGAACGAACGGATTCTTCGTGCGGCGCGATCTTTTTCTGGAAGAAGGAAAATTCCCGTCCGTACCGCTCTTTGAAGACGTGTTGATCTTCGATCGATATCGGCGCCGGGTTGATTTTGAATTGCTGACCACTCGACTGCAAGTCTCTTCGCGAAAGTATGGCGAGGGTTTTGGGCTGCCGCGAATCGCTCGAAACAGTCTCATCTATCTCGCGTTCCGTTTGGGAGTTTCTCCCCACACTTTGATCCACTGGTATGCCTGA